In Rhizobium gallicum bv. gallicum R602sp, the following proteins share a genomic window:
- a CDS encoding glycosyl hydrolase family 8 yields MKKIVATVLAGALAFAIAVEPLQAQQVLVDPKAWAAYKVQFLDPSGRVIDNGNGNISHSEGQGYGLLLAYLSNSPADFEQIWYFTRTELLLRDDGLAVWKWDPSAKPHVTDTNNASDGDMLIAYALALAGTSWNRSDYIEAAARMAQALLSEAVVEAGGRTLLLPGVEGFTPPGRIDGPVVNPSYWIFEAIPVMALLAPSDRWQKLSDDGLALLKSLQFGPRKLPAEWVSLARGPAPAEGFDAEFAYNAVRIPLYLARAGITDKALLSRLQHGMTANGAPATIDLATGGVKTVLADPGYRIVNDVVACVVNGKKLPPTARQFSPALYYPSTLQLLGLALVVKKHPECL; encoded by the coding sequence ATGAAGAAGATCGTGGCAACTGTGCTGGCTGGTGCACTCGCTTTTGCGATTGCTGTCGAACCCCTTCAGGCCCAACAGGTGCTCGTCGATCCAAAGGCGTGGGCTGCCTACAAGGTGCAGTTTCTCGATCCAAGCGGCCGTGTCATCGACAACGGCAACGGCAACATCAGCCACAGCGAGGGCCAGGGCTACGGTCTGTTGCTTGCCTACCTCTCCAACAGCCCCGCCGATTTCGAGCAGATATGGTATTTCACCCGCACGGAACTCCTGCTGCGTGATGATGGACTTGCTGTATGGAAATGGGACCCTTCAGCCAAACCGCATGTGACGGACACCAACAACGCCTCGGACGGCGACATGCTGATTGCCTATGCGCTTGCGCTCGCTGGCACCTCCTGGAACAGGAGCGATTATATCGAAGCCGCCGCCAGAATGGCCCAAGCGCTCCTTTCCGAAGCAGTGGTGGAGGCCGGTGGCCGTACGCTGCTCTTGCCCGGCGTCGAAGGTTTTACACCGCCCGGCCGGATAGATGGGCCGGTGGTCAACCCCTCCTACTGGATCTTCGAGGCGATCCCGGTGATGGCGCTGCTTGCGCCTTCAGACCGGTGGCAAAAGCTTTCCGATGACGGCCTTGCACTCCTTAAATCCCTGCAATTCGGACCGCGCAAACTGCCTGCTGAATGGGTAAGCCTTGCCCGCGGGCCGGCACCAGCCGAGGGTTTTGATGCGGAATTCGCCTACAACGCTGTTCGTATCCCGCTTTATCTCGCAAGGGCAGGGATTACCGACAAGGCCCTGCTTTCCAGGCTACAACATGGAATGACCGCAAATGGTGCTCCGGCGACAATAGATCTTGCCACGGGTGGCGTGAAGACGGTGCTTGCTGACCCAGGTTATCGGATTGTTAACGATGTTGTGGCCTGTGTGGTCAACGGCAAGAAACTGCCCCCGACTGCCCGGCAGTTTTCGCCTGCGCTCTATTATCCGTCCACGCTCCAGCTGCTCGGGCTGGCCCTCGTCGTGAAAAAACATCCGGAGTGTCTGTGA
- the bcsA gene encoding UDP-forming cellulose synthase catalytic subunit has translation MHKARSIFTWAIVSLCVFVLITLPVNLQTQLIASITVVTIMAMIKILKGEGTWRLIALAFGTAVVLRYAYWRTTSTLPPVNQLENFIPGLLLYLAEMYSIAMLALSLFIVATPLPPRRSRPVKQERFPHVDVFVPTYNEDAHLLGNTLAAAKAIDYPADKLQVWLLDDGGTLQKRNSNKLLEAQAAIARHNELRQLCEALSVNYLTRDRNEHAKAGNLNNGMQHSTGELIAVFDADHAPARDFLRETVGYFDDDPKLFLVQTPHFFINPDPLERNLRTFDRMPSENEMFYGIIQRGLDKWNAAFFCGSAAVLSRRALQSTNGFSGLSITEDCETALALHGAGWNSIYVDKPLIAGLQPATFASFIGQRSRWAQGMMQILRFRFPLLKRGLSIPQRLCYMSSTLFWLFPFPRTIFLFAPLFYLFFDLEIFTASGGEFLAYTLAYMLVNLMMQNYLYGSFRWPWISELYEYVQTVHLLPAVISVMINPRKPTFKVTAKDESISVSRLSEISRPFFVIFAVQIIALAITIYRIYAEPYKADVTLVVGGWNLFNLIMAGCALGVVSERGERAASRRVRVNRRCEFGVNGKWHTASIEDVSVHGARLHVFNKQLDPMTIGAEGEIRFRPYSGADLETLPLIVRNMEQDGDIMAVGCQYIPKSALDHRLIADLIFANSDQWAQFQESRRRNPGLIRGTIWFLGLSLYQTSRGLIYFFRSMRPEREAQQQMAKANG, from the coding sequence ATGCATAAGGCTCGAAGCATCTTCACCTGGGCGATCGTCTCGCTCTGCGTCTTCGTATTGATCACCTTGCCGGTGAACCTGCAGACTCAGCTTATTGCCAGTATCACCGTCGTGACGATCATGGCGATGATCAAGATCCTGAAGGGGGAGGGCACATGGCGCCTGATCGCGCTTGCCTTCGGTACTGCCGTCGTTCTGCGTTATGCCTATTGGCGCACGACGAGTACGCTGCCGCCCGTCAACCAGCTTGAAAACTTCATTCCCGGGCTGCTGCTCTATCTCGCCGAAATGTATAGCATCGCCATGCTGGCGCTCAGCCTCTTCATCGTCGCGACCCCACTTCCGCCGCGCCGGTCGCGCCCTGTCAAGCAAGAGCGGTTCCCGCATGTCGACGTCTTCGTGCCCACCTATAACGAAGACGCCCATCTCCTCGGCAATACGCTCGCCGCCGCAAAAGCAATCGATTATCCGGCCGATAAACTGCAAGTCTGGCTGCTGGATGATGGCGGCACGCTGCAAAAACGCAATTCCAACAAGCTGCTCGAAGCCCAGGCTGCCATTGCGCGGCACAACGAACTGAGGCAGCTCTGCGAGGCACTCAGCGTCAATTACCTGACCCGCGACCGCAATGAACATGCCAAGGCAGGCAATCTCAACAATGGCATGCAGCATTCGACGGGCGAGCTCATCGCCGTCTTCGACGCTGACCACGCGCCCGCCCGGGACTTCCTTCGCGAGACGGTCGGCTATTTCGACGACGACCCGAAGCTCTTTCTCGTACAAACGCCGCACTTTTTCATCAATCCAGATCCGCTGGAGCGCAATCTGCGCACTTTCGACAGGATGCCGAGCGAAAATGAGATGTTTTACGGCATCATCCAGCGGGGCCTCGACAAATGGAACGCTGCCTTCTTCTGTGGCTCGGCCGCAGTTCTCAGCCGTCGAGCGCTGCAGTCCACCAATGGCTTTAGCGGCCTCAGCATCACTGAAGACTGTGAGACCGCATTGGCGTTGCACGGCGCGGGCTGGAATAGCATTTATGTGGACAAGCCGCTGATCGCCGGCCTGCAGCCCGCCACCTTCGCAAGTTTCATCGGCCAACGCAGCCGCTGGGCGCAAGGCATGATGCAGATCCTGCGCTTTCGGTTTCCACTCTTAAAGCGCGGCCTTTCGATTCCACAGCGCCTTTGTTACATGTCCTCGACGCTGTTTTGGCTCTTCCCGTTCCCCCGTACGATCTTCCTGTTCGCACCGCTCTTTTATCTGTTCTTCGACCTTGAAATATTCACCGCCTCCGGCGGCGAGTTTCTGGCCTATACACTTGCCTATATGCTCGTGAACCTGATGATGCAGAACTATCTTTATGGTTCGTTCCGCTGGCCGTGGATATCGGAACTTTACGAGTATGTGCAGACAGTCCACCTTTTGCCTGCCGTCATTTCCGTCATGATCAATCCACGAAAACCAACCTTCAAGGTCACGGCAAAGGACGAATCGATTTCGGTCAGCCGCCTTTCGGAAATCAGCAGGCCCTTTTTCGTTATATTTGCCGTGCAGATCATTGCGCTCGCCATTACGATCTATCGCATCTATGCCGAGCCCTACAAGGCGGATGTGACGCTCGTTGTCGGCGGCTGGAACCTTTTCAATCTGATCATGGCAGGCTGCGCGCTAGGCGTGGTATCGGAGCGCGGCGAGCGAGCCGCTTCGCGGCGTGTGCGCGTCAATCGGCGCTGTGAATTCGGCGTCAACGGCAAATGGCATACCGCCTCCATCGAGGACGTCTCGGTCCACGGAGCGCGTCTTCATGTCTTCAACAAGCAGCTGGACCCAATGACGATCGGCGCCGAAGGCGAAATCCGCTTCCGTCCTTACAGCGGTGCTGACCTCGAAACTCTGCCTCTGATCGTTCGCAACATGGAGCAAGACGGCGATATCATGGCCGTCGGCTGCCAGTATATCCCGAAGAGCGCGCTTGATCATCGCCTGATCGCCGATTTGATCTTTGCCAATTCCGATCAATGGGCGCAGTTTCAGGAATCGCGTCGCCGCAATCCGGGCCTCATCCGCGGTACCATCTGGTTCCTTGGTCTATCGCTCTATCAGACGAGCCGCGGGCTCATTTATTTCTTCCGCAGCATGCGTCCGGAGCGCGAAGCGCAGCAGCAGATGGCAAAGGCGAACGGCTGA
- a CDS encoding cellulose synthase, translating into MKSSLIALSAAAVVAVVITGVKDRAALVEKFGIGRSNLHTDRMVQADTPSSQPIDVQAVADRLQEAAPLLTAQAPQPSQTPAPEAQPQPAEKERPAQQPAGPQPAAQPKVDESALRYFANRGDKVRLQAEISRLQALYPNWVPPADPLAVPQSGDKQLEAMWQLYAEGRYAELRKAIADRRTADIGWQPPADLLDRLDVAEARARLVNASDLKQYTTVIETGAATPSLLTCSDIDVLWRVAEAFVHTGREARSVDAYSYILKYCTNPQERLASVQKASALLPYQAMQRLLALEQPAVSGAREFDGIRDELARRFVAEGNADPKLDVAADYVSRVARLAQTQGLASDALLLGWYQLRRENAPEAEKWFRAARAKEDSASASQGLALALVARKAPQEAEDVMYRWRSDSKDATDTYLAAAANLMALQPPANISEDVLGRMAKEVIAQKYVPAAQQFGWYARSLNQPQTAARWFETALRWKPDDEPSAYGLAITREQLNDRTGVAEVQRLWAGRSQRIAALDDASLSAPSVEAPLQTPARLPRSLARAVVPAQPADGGGATKPPGLAVRSKGSAMETVTVQQGTRRPRGCSTTTDASFLSPDAALSRGWCLMDLNRPMEAVAAFERALKGSARQTREDAAYGQSLAYLRVGLSNNAAVAATRAPQSRERAAELQVSILADRALAAYGAKRYRETLIYLDQRAQIKRETIDLMVLRGYCYLNLEMYGDAARIFNAAAATGSKDANRGLADLKRATRPETSG; encoded by the coding sequence GTGAAGTCGTCCCTCATCGCATTATCGGCTGCAGCGGTGGTCGCCGTCGTAATAACCGGGGTGAAGGACCGTGCCGCGCTGGTGGAGAAATTCGGCATCGGACGCTCGAACCTGCACACCGACCGCATGGTGCAAGCGGACACGCCCAGCAGCCAGCCGATCGACGTCCAGGCGGTCGCCGACCGTCTTCAGGAGGCGGCACCGTTGCTGACGGCACAGGCGCCTCAGCCTTCGCAGACGCCTGCCCCAGAGGCTCAGCCGCAGCCTGCCGAGAAGGAACGGCCGGCCCAACAGCCGGCAGGGCCGCAACCGGCGGCACAGCCGAAGGTCGACGAAAGCGCGCTGCGGTATTTTGCAAACCGCGGCGACAAGGTTCGCCTGCAGGCCGAGATCTCCCGTCTCCAGGCGCTTTATCCGAACTGGGTGCCACCCGCCGATCCGCTGGCCGTGCCGCAAAGTGGCGATAAGCAGCTCGAAGCCATGTGGCAGCTTTATGCGGAGGGGCGTTATGCAGAGCTTCGCAAAGCCATCGCCGACCGCCGCACGGCTGATATCGGCTGGCAGCCGCCCGCTGATCTCCTCGATCGCCTGGATGTTGCGGAAGCCCGGGCGCGGCTTGTCAATGCGTCCGACCTCAAACAGTACACTACAGTCATCGAGACGGGCGCTGCGACCCCCAGCCTTCTGACCTGCAGCGATATAGATGTCTTGTGGCGCGTCGCCGAAGCCTTCGTCCATACAGGAAGAGAAGCGCGCAGCGTAGATGCCTACAGCTACATCCTGAAGTACTGCACGAATCCGCAGGAACGCCTTGCGAGCGTCCAGAAGGCTTCGGCGTTGCTGCCCTATCAGGCCATGCAGCGGCTGCTTGCCCTCGAGCAGCCTGCCGTGAGCGGCGCGCGCGAGTTCGATGGCATCCGTGACGAGCTCGCTCGCCGCTTCGTCGCTGAAGGCAACGCCGATCCGAAGCTCGATGTCGCGGCAGACTATGTATCGCGTGTTGCGCGTCTCGCGCAAACCCAAGGGCTCGCCTCCGATGCGCTCTTGCTTGGCTGGTATCAGCTGCGACGCGAGAATGCGCCGGAGGCGGAGAAGTGGTTTCGCGCAGCCCGTGCCAAGGAGGATTCCGCATCCGCCTCGCAGGGGCTGGCGCTCGCGCTTGTCGCCCGCAAGGCGCCTCAAGAGGCCGAGGATGTCATGTACAGGTGGCGTAGCGATTCCAAGGATGCCACCGATACCTATCTTGCCGCCGCTGCCAATCTGATGGCTTTGCAGCCGCCTGCCAATATAAGCGAAGACGTACTTGGTCGCATGGCAAAAGAGGTCATTGCGCAGAAATACGTCCCGGCCGCGCAGCAATTCGGCTGGTACGCACGCTCGCTCAATCAGCCGCAAACTGCAGCGCGCTGGTTTGAAACTGCGCTTCGCTGGAAACCGGACGACGAACCTTCCGCCTATGGTCTTGCCATCACCCGTGAGCAACTGAACGATCGCACGGGGGTCGCGGAGGTCCAGCGGCTTTGGGCCGGCCGTTCGCAGCGTATCGCCGCGCTTGACGACGCATCTCTATCGGCGCCCTCCGTCGAGGCACCGCTTCAAACGCCCGCCCGGCTTCCACGAAGCCTTGCACGTGCGGTTGTGCCAGCTCAACCGGCTGACGGAGGAGGCGCAACCAAGCCTCCGGGCCTGGCTGTGCGATCCAAAGGATCGGCAATGGAGACAGTCACTGTGCAGCAAGGCACCCGCAGGCCGCGCGGCTGCTCGACCACGACGGATGCGAGCTTCCTCAGCCCCGATGCCGCGCTCAGCCGCGGCTGGTGCCTGATGGATCTCAATCGTCCGATGGAAGCTGTTGCCGCTTTCGAAAGAGCCTTGAAGGGGTCTGCGCGGCAGACGCGCGAAGACGCCGCCTATGGACAGAGTCTCGCCTATCTGCGCGTCGGGCTGTCCAACAATGCAGCCGTTGCGGCAACGCGTGCACCTCAGAGCCGTGAGCGCGCCGCCGAACTCCAGGTTTCAATCCTCGCTGACCGGGCGCTCGCCGCTTATGGCGCCAAGCGGTATCGCGAGACGCTGATCTATCTCGATCAGCGAGCGCAGATCAAACGCGAGACGATCGATCTCATGGTGTTGCGCGGCTATTGCTATCTGAACCTCGAAATGTATGGCGATGCGGCACGGATATTCAACGCGGCCGCCGCCACTGGCAGTAAGGATGCCAACCGAGGGCTCGCCGACCTTAAGCGGGCCACGCGCCCAGAGACGTCGGGCTGA
- the bcsN gene encoding cellulose biosynthesis protein BcsN, translated as MLAGCASTSGSVRQPSAPETVPSEKALILPPPGGPAIVSVVETTRGNGVEQMLSLYTSSSVPGQNFLKVQFYGASGSNPGAGGAPYKMISESGISREAFAAAPGVAMARNNTFLQNSYGPFAYASGRSRAGDTCLYGWQQIRSSQAAHTQARNFGMIQVRLRLCDARASERQLLSVMYGYTVTGTLNGQIWNPYGEVKGADEVLGRAGSPVYPDDGGLRASAMEIGYEPAAALRRRPRQVKAPVTAPMPAPIGVRVPLPDPAFETPGANTQPLPAPGPVQQAAKAGGITVPSPDCIGHAAMTAACRR; from the coding sequence TTGTTGGCCGGCTGTGCGTCGACGAGCGGCAGCGTCAGGCAGCCCTCGGCGCCCGAGACGGTGCCCAGCGAAAAGGCACTCATTCTTCCGCCCCCCGGTGGCCCGGCCATCGTGAGTGTCGTCGAAACCACGCGCGGCAACGGCGTGGAGCAGATGCTTTCACTCTATACGTCCTCTTCCGTGCCGGGGCAGAATTTCCTGAAAGTGCAATTCTATGGGGCAAGTGGGTCCAATCCGGGAGCGGGAGGCGCGCCCTACAAGATGATCAGCGAGAGTGGGATTTCTCGCGAGGCATTCGCGGCTGCGCCGGGCGTTGCGATGGCGAGGAACAACACCTTCCTGCAAAATAGCTATGGGCCGTTCGCATATGCCTCCGGGCGCAGCCGCGCAGGCGATACCTGCCTTTATGGCTGGCAGCAGATCCGATCGAGCCAGGCGGCACATACGCAAGCGCGTAATTTCGGGATGATCCAGGTGCGGCTTCGCCTTTGCGACGCACGCGCCAGCGAGCGTCAGCTCTTAAGCGTCATGTATGGCTATACGGTCACCGGCACGCTCAATGGCCAGATATGGAATCCTTACGGCGAGGTAAAAGGCGCCGATGAGGTTCTCGGCCGCGCCGGCAGCCCTGTTTACCCGGATGATGGTGGCCTCCGCGCTAGCGCCATGGAAATCGGCTACGAACCGGCCGCGGCCCTCCGTCGTCGGCCACGTCAAGTGAAGGCACCGGTAACAGCGCCCATGCCGGCGCCGATCGGGGTGCGTGTACCGCTGCCGGACCCAGCTTTCGAAACGCCAGGGGCCAATACCCAGCCGCTGCCGGCGCCGGGCCCCGTTCAACAAGCGGCGAAGGCAGGTGGCATCACCGTGCCTTCCCCCGACTGCATAGGCCATGCGGCCATGACGGCCGCGTGCCGAAGATAG
- a CDS encoding GGDEF domain-containing protein translates to MEISEIVAAYIRVLALAVLVVYGYAWVIRTISQRLMRGVAAGLLFGLGGIFSMNDPIVMRPGLIYDARSILLVLSPLYAGPIGTIIAAAMMGAHRLVLGGVGATGGAVSVILVALSGYASTLIPRHRIGIGWGRSLLLGLATVSSFIVLVFLPPEIARDLFLSAAAPVMLANILGVLLLADLLEREKQRVRLVRVLENEASVDPLTKLPNRRVFQRAADRCVEEANNRGRPFSIVMLDVDHFKKINDTWGHNVGDTVLSRVADIIRRTVRKTDVAARYGGEEIIILLPETEEGDASIVAEKIRHAIESEDLIVDVTAVKVTVSIGVAAVDSSGTTIRAAIEAADRALYRAKTTGRNRVELATAA, encoded by the coding sequence ATGGAAATCAGCGAAATCGTCGCCGCTTACATACGTGTCCTGGCGTTGGCTGTCTTAGTCGTTTATGGCTATGCTTGGGTCATTCGCACGATCAGCCAAAGATTGATGAGGGGCGTTGCGGCGGGCCTTTTGTTTGGTCTCGGCGGCATTTTTTCCATGAATGATCCGATCGTGATGAGGCCGGGGCTTATTTATGACGCCCGATCCATTCTTCTGGTTCTCTCCCCCCTCTACGCAGGACCGATTGGCACCATCATTGCGGCAGCCATGATGGGGGCGCACCGGTTGGTTCTTGGCGGCGTCGGCGCGACGGGCGGCGCAGTGAGCGTCATCCTTGTGGCGCTTAGTGGTTACGCGAGCACGCTCATACCCCGTCACCGCATCGGCATCGGCTGGGGGAGATCGCTGCTGCTCGGCCTTGCGACCGTCTCTTCCTTCATCGTCCTTGTCTTTTTACCTCCGGAGATCGCCAGGGACCTGTTTCTGAGCGCTGCGGCTCCCGTCATGCTTGCCAATATTCTCGGCGTCCTTCTCCTTGCCGATCTGCTTGAGCGCGAAAAGCAGCGAGTGCGCCTCGTGCGCGTGCTGGAAAATGAAGCGAGCGTCGACCCGTTGACGAAGCTGCCAAATCGGCGCGTCTTTCAGCGCGCGGCCGACCGCTGCGTCGAGGAGGCGAACAATCGCGGGCGGCCTTTCTCGATCGTTATGCTCGACGTCGACCACTTCAAAAAGATCAACGATACCTGGGGACACAATGTGGGCGACACCGTGCTCTCCCGGGTCGCCGACATCATTCGCCGGACTGTGCGCAAGACCGATGTCGCGGCTCGCTACGGGGGCGAAGAGATCATCATTCTGCTTCCAGAAACTGAAGAGGGCGACGCGTCAATCGTTGCCGAGAAGATCCGCCATGCAATCGAGTCAGAAGACTTGATCGTCGATGTTACCGCAGTCAAGGTTACCGTCAGCATCGGCGTCGCGGCTGTCGATTCCAGCGGCACTACTATTCGTGCAGCAATCGAGGCCGCAGACAGAGCGCTTTATCGCGCCAAGACGACTGGCCGCAACCGCGTCGAACTGGCAACGGCTGCGTGA
- a CDS encoding cellulose biosynthesis cyclic di-GMP-binding regulatory protein BcsB has product MRTGLAAALFVISTSTLTSAQTAPAPFDMSPERPAGLHPMVPRLTLPAPTVTPPVTVPDAPSVPAAPPKPSPSFPARPQTVQPDSTPAEKAGGMRRYVVPFDKFGLEGEYDRKSWSVYLTPEQAAAPAKFNFAYQNSIVVAPEASQITVLINNRQIGQKQIGSPDTPTQVSFDVPRGLLQPGANLLTFEASQRHRTDCTIQSTYELWSNIDPAQTHLSFEGQEAAKLSSTDAIRAVGVDGSGRTEFDLLVPALEQPGTTKPLLRLAQGLSVLSGMPNQSISFSVDTLPAAGPGKLTVLVGTTSELQPYFPDLPPAAQSAALATFVTDPRTGSPVLLISGPSWEAISSAIDTIVSPTDRAPGIRRDALTTERWSAPNAPLILQDTRLTFADLGVKTTEFSGRRFRTKFNVAVPSDFYANAYGEATVLLDAAYTGSVLPGSHIDIYVNGNIASTMPITGTGGGILRHLPIRVAMRHFKPGLNSLSLEAILTTSDDNICVPGATASTTSRFALFDTTEFRMPDFARVGQRPNLAAMAGTAYPYGRLAGPMPLFIDRIDADTLSAAATLLGQMAVVSGRPMTIEPTTSPGTIGDQDAVFIGSISQLPAAVLSQLNISTASQATWRPVPDTQVVQPDTNSAFDQWRSKVSSGAWRGQVTAFQEWLRKNFDISLSSLQFVPRAEAVFTPSNVASLMVAQGASPTGAGAWTVVAAPSAKDLREGVDAVTKQRNWPQISGHITTYSGKTGEIETVPVSRFDFVPSQPWSLANFRLIAANWLSTNILSYAFLLVVLSILLGMATSGMLSRLGRGK; this is encoded by the coding sequence ATGAGGACAGGTCTTGCCGCTGCACTGTTCGTCATCAGCACCTCGACGCTCACCTCGGCTCAGACTGCGCCCGCGCCCTTTGACATGTCGCCTGAGCGCCCGGCCGGTCTTCATCCCATGGTGCCGCGCCTGACGTTGCCTGCTCCAACGGTGACACCGCCTGTTACAGTTCCAGACGCACCGTCCGTCCCTGCCGCTCCGCCGAAACCTTCCCCATCCTTTCCCGCCCGGCCGCAAACCGTCCAGCCTGACAGCACTCCGGCGGAGAAGGCCGGCGGCATGCGGCGCTACGTCGTTCCCTTCGACAAATTCGGTCTTGAGGGCGAATACGACCGAAAGTCGTGGAGCGTCTACCTCACGCCAGAACAGGCAGCCGCGCCAGCAAAATTCAATTTCGCCTACCAGAATTCCATCGTTGTTGCGCCGGAAGCCTCGCAGATCACCGTGCTCATCAACAACCGTCAGATCGGTCAAAAGCAGATCGGCTCGCCCGACACACCTACCCAAGTCAGCTTCGATGTTCCGCGTGGTCTGTTACAGCCCGGTGCAAACCTTTTGACCTTCGAGGCAAGCCAGCGCCACCGCACGGATTGCACGATCCAGTCGACTTATGAGCTGTGGTCCAATATCGATCCTGCGCAGACCCATCTGAGCTTCGAAGGGCAAGAAGCTGCAAAGCTGTCAAGCACGGATGCCATCCGTGCGGTCGGCGTCGACGGGTCCGGTCGAACGGAATTCGACCTCCTCGTTCCAGCCCTTGAGCAGCCTGGCACGACGAAGCCGCTGCTTCGCCTCGCACAGGGGCTCTCGGTGCTGAGTGGTATGCCGAACCAATCCATCTCCTTCAGCGTCGACACGCTGCCGGCAGCCGGTCCCGGCAAGCTTACCGTTCTCGTCGGCACGACTTCCGAGCTGCAGCCCTATTTTCCAGATCTGCCGCCGGCGGCTCAGTCCGCAGCGCTCGCGACATTCGTCACCGACCCGCGCACTGGCTCGCCCGTGCTTCTAATCAGTGGCCCTTCGTGGGAGGCGATCTCCTCGGCAATCGATACCATCGTCTCCCCAACCGATCGTGCGCCGGGCATCAGGCGCGATGCGTTGACCACCGAGCGCTGGAGCGCGCCAAACGCACCGTTGATACTTCAGGACACCCGGCTTACGTTTGCCGATCTGGGCGTGAAGACGACAGAGTTTTCCGGTCGGCGTTTTCGTACGAAATTCAATGTCGCGGTTCCTTCCGACTTCTATGCGAATGCCTATGGAGAAGCGACGGTTCTGCTGGATGCGGCCTATACCGGCAGCGTACTTCCCGGCAGCCATATCGACATCTATGTCAACGGCAATATCGCCTCGACGATGCCCATTACCGGAACCGGCGGCGGCATCCTCCGTCACCTGCCGATCCGGGTGGCCATGCGCCACTTCAAGCCGGGCCTCAACTCGCTCAGTCTTGAAGCAATCCTCACGACGAGCGATGACAACATATGTGTGCCCGGTGCGACCGCCTCGACCACGTCGCGCTTTGCCTTGTTCGATACAACTGAGTTCCGCATGCCGGATTTCGCCCGCGTCGGGCAGCGTCCAAATCTTGCCGCCATGGCCGGTACCGCCTACCCCTATGGACGGCTTGCCGGTCCGATGCCGCTCTTCATAGACCGCATCGATGCCGACACGCTTTCTGCCGCGGCCACGCTGCTTGGCCAGATGGCGGTTGTTTCCGGTCGCCCCATGACGATTGAGCCGACGACTTCGCCAGGCACGATCGGTGATCAGGACGCCGTATTCATCGGTTCCATCTCGCAATTGCCGGCGGCGGTCTTGTCCCAACTGAATATCTCCACGGCAAGCCAGGCCACTTGGCGCCCGGTACCGGATACGCAGGTGGTCCAGCCGGACACCAATTCCGCTTTCGACCAATGGCGCTCCAAGGTGAGCAGCGGCGCATGGCGCGGTCAGGTCACGGCGTTCCAGGAGTGGCTGCGCAAGAACTTCGACATCTCGCTGAGTTCGCTGCAATTTGTACCGAGGGCGGAAGCCGTTTTCACGCCGTCCAACGTGGCGAGCCTGATGGTTGCCCAAGGCGCCAGCCCAACCGGCGCCGGCGCCTGGACAGTCGTGGCCGCCCCCTCGGCAAAGGATCTGCGCGAAGGTGTCGATGCTGTGACGAAGCAGCGCAACTGGCCGCAGATTTCCGGACACATCACCACCTATTCCGGCAAGACCGGTGAGATCGAAACCGTGCCGGTCTCGCGCTTCGATTTCGTGCCCTCGCAGCCTTGGTCGCTTGCGAACTTTAGGCTGATCGCCGCAAACTGGCTCTCGACCAATATCCTCTCCTACGCCTTTCTGCTTGTCGTTCTTTCGATTCTCCTCGGCATGGCGACCTCGGGCATGCTGAGCAGATTGGGCAGGGGCAAATGA